The segment CCATATAAAATAATTCTCATATAATCACGTGCATAGGAAATCGTTTGATCGCTGGCACCGAAGAAGTAAAGAACGGGGTCTAAAAAGGCGAGGAATACGACTGAAAAGGCAATACCCATAATCAGATTCAACATAAATACGTTTCCTAATACATTATTAGCTCCATCATAATCTTTCTGTCCTAACTTGACAGATACAAGTGTTGAGGCTCCGACACCCACCAACGACCCGAAAGCTGCTGCCAAATTCATCAACGGGAAAGTTAAGGCGAGACCTGCAATACCTAACGGACCTACACCATGGCCGATAAAAATGCTATCTGCCATATTATACAATGAGGAAGCAGTCATGGCGATAATCGCAGGAATAGCATATTGGGTCAATAATTTTCCAATAGGTTCTGTTCCTAAAATTAGAGGAGAATTTTTGTCAGACATATACTCAAATCTTAAATCATATAACTAAAATCTTCTGCCTATACCGGAATCGGTATACAAAGATACGTATTTTTAAATGAAAGTCTTTGGTGACTCTTCTTGATTTTGTTGAAAAAACAGTTCTTTCTTATTCTTGTATTTTTAATTGATCGGTCTGTAACCAAGGGTTTAAGTAGTAATCTTAATGCATGCAAAAGTCGGGCCATCGATATGGATTATAAATAAGAAAAGTGGCGTCCTGGCTGAATCATTTGTAAATTACAGCCAAGACGCCACTTGAAAGATTATAAGTTATGCCTGCCTTATTCCTTATTGCTTCGGACGCGTACAGCGGTCTACCAGATAGGCAATCGAAACATAAGGAACACCCGAATTGGTTGTCAGTCCGATTTCACAAGTGCGACTGTTGGAATAACCTCGCTGAATGCCTTTGGCTTCGAGCTGTGGACGCAGTTTTCGGAGAGCATAGGCGTTCACTTCTGGATGTGTGAACCCTCGGTCGCCGGCAAAACCGCAGCAACCTATTTCTTCGGGAACGAATACATTTTTGGAACACAATTTAGCCACGTTGATGATGGTATCTGCTAATCCCATACGTCTCATGGAACAGGTAATGTGTATAGCGACAGGTTCATCTGTCGGTGTAAATATCAGCCGGTCACGCAAGAAGGTATAAATGAATTCTGCAGGTTCATAGAGTTTCATCTTCTTAATCGTTTCGCGCATACGATGCAGGCATGGACTTTGATCACAGAGAACCGGGTAACGTCCTTCCTCACTGGCTTTCCACAGTGCTTCTTCCAGTTCTTTGGATTTACGGTCGGCTATATCCATCATTCCTTTACTTTCCCAAATCGTGCCGCAGCATAGTTTATCCATATTCTCGGGGAAGATGACTTCGAATCCACCTTTTTGGAGGAGAGAAACCATCTTGTCGACAAGAGCCATCTCTTCCGGTGATTTACGGGCCAATCCCATTGTCTGGTTAATACAGCTGGGGAAGTAAACCACTTTATCCGGCTTCGCTGTAATATGATTTCGAAGCTGCTTGCGAATGCGATAGGCTTTAGGCATGGCTGGTGTCCAAAGAGGAATACCTAATGTCTGATGCATGCCACGAGTCAAGCTAGTCATGAGAGTTGTTCCCATAACAGCATGAGCCGTATCGGCAAGAGTCAGTACCGGCCGAAGTGAATTCTTGATTCCCGCAAAGTGACGGGCGGCAAAATCACCCATTTGATAACCTGTACTTCCTTTAGGTAATTCAGCCTGACGGATATCGTGTGTCAACTCTCCGGTATTGATATGCATCGGGCATGACATCGAGCATAATCCGTCTCCGGCACAGGTCTGGTTTCCCCAATATTTATATTCTTTGAGCAGCGTGGCAAGGCGCTGTGGGTCGTCTCCGCTTTGGCGTAAACGGGATATTTCCCGTTGAATAACGATACGCTGGCGACTGGATAAGGCAAATCCGCAGGTAAGACAATTTACTTCGCAGAAACCGCATTCAATACAACGATCTACTTTCGGATTTGTCAATGGCAGAGGCTTGAAATGCTTGATATGGCATTTGGGGTCATCGTTAAAGATTACTCCCGGATTCAGCAGATTCTTGGGATCGAATAACTGTTTGACCGATTTCATCAATTCAAAGGCGTCATCGCCCCATTCATAGCGGACAAAAGGAGCCATGTTACGTCCTGTTCCATGTTCTGCTTTCAGCGAACCGTCATATTTATCTACTACCAGCGTTTTGACATCATTCATCAGGTCTTCATATCGTTTTACTTCTTCGTCGGTATGGAAAGACTGATTCAGAATAAAGTGATAATTACCTTCAAGTGCATGGCCATAGATGCAGGCGTCTTCGTATCCGTGGCGTGCCAGTAGGGCTTGAAGCTCGGCTGTCGCTTCCGGTAAGTCTTCAATATGGAAGGCTACATCTTCGATCAGACAGGTTGTCCCGAGCTTACGTGTTCCTCCAACCGACGGGAAAATACCGGAACGAATGGCCCAATAACGGGAGTATTCTTCAGGCTTATCTGTAAAGTGAACGGGTGTGTATGTGTTGAAAGCTTGGAGACAAGCCTCAATTTGCCGGATATATTGCTGAAGTTCTTCCGGTGTATGTGCCTTTGTTTCGGTGAGGACGGCTGTCAGGTTTTCACCCGTTGTATCATTAACAGACGCAAGTGATTTTTTGTCGAGCAGTTCTGCTCCTTTGACAATCCAGTTCCCTTGTTCATTCGTAAGCTTCTTCATGGCAACGACTGCCCGGCATGCTTCCTTGATATCACTGAAATAAAGCATGGCACTTGCTTTGCAAGGATAATCATATTCGGTTGTCATGGTTACTTCTGAAAGGAATGCCAGTGTTCCTTCAGAACCTACCAATAAATGGGCGATGATGTCAAACGGATCATCAAAGCGGATAAATGGCAGGATATTCAATCCTGTTACATTCTTAATGGCATATTTATAACTGATCCGTTCTGCCAGCTTCTTATTGGCTCTGACCTGGTCGCGTAGTTCTTCAATTCTGCGGATAAAGTCCGGTCTTTTCTCCTGGAAGGCACGGCGGCTTTCTGGATTTCCTGTGTCAAGACAGGTCCCGTCTGCAAAGATCATTCGGGCCGAGCGTAAGACTTTGTCGCTATTCGCATGCGTTCCGCAGTTCATTCCTGAGGCATTGTTCATGACGATGCCGCCTACCATTGCACTTTTTACGGAAGCAGGGTCTGGAGCAAATTTTTGTCCGTAAGGCTTGAGTATTTCATTCACTCGCTGTCCGATGATTCCCGGTTGGAGACGGATGGCTTTTCCTCCCTCTAAAATTTCATATCGTTCCCAATGTTTGCCGGCAACGATCAGTATAGAGTCGCTGATGGCCTGTCCTGAAAGACTGGTACCAGCTGCCCGGAATGTCACCGGCAATTGGTATTTGTCTGCAGTTTCCAACAGCTTGGATACTTCTTCTTCTGAGTCGGAGCGAACGACAATTTGTGGAATAAGCCGATAGAAACCGGCATCCGTTCCCCACGCCAGACGGCGTAATTCGTCTGTATAAATACGATCGCCCGGAATGAATCGGGCGATATCGTGTAAGAATAAAGCATATTTGTTTTCTTGTTCCATAAAGAATCGTCTGATTTTGTCCGCAAAAGTAACGTATTTGTCGGGCAGTTGTTCTTTTGCCTGCCGATTTCTTTTCCGGAAAAGAATCAGAACTTAGAGTTCGGGCTGATATAAGAAACGCTTAATGCTCTTTTTGGGAGTTTTCTCAAATTCATGTTCCCTCAACTCATAAAGTGCTACTTTACAATAGCCTGGAATGCTCCGGTTCAATTGTTTCAGGTTTTGCATCATTTGTTCGTTCAGTGCTTTGGTGGTTAGTCCCAACTTCTTTATCTGGTCCCAGTCCGGATAAATCAAAGCCGTTAACTTCTTATTGTCTGAAATAATCAATGACTCTACAACGAGAGGCAAGTTGTTCAACTTGGCTTCGATCTCTTCTGGATAGATGTTCTGTCCGTTCGGTCCAAGCAACATCGTCTTGCTTCGTCCGCGGATATAGAGAAAACCGTCTGCATCCATTGTACCCAAGTCGCCTGTCCGCATCCAGCCGTCGGGCATCATCACTGTAGCTGTGAGTTGAGGATTCTTGTAATATCCCAACATATTATTGCTTCCTCGTACCAGAATTTCTCCAACCTGATGCTGTGGATCAGAAGAGTCGATGCGCACTTCCATGCGGTCTACAATTTTACCTACAGAGGTTGGCTTGAAGATATCCCATTGAGCATACGCGACAAGCGGTCCGCATTCAGTCATCCCATAACCTACCGTGTAACGGAAACGGATGGAACGAAGAAACTGTTCGACCTCTTTATTGAGAGGAGCACCGCCTATTACGATCTCTTCGAAATTACCACCGAAAGCCTGATTAAGCTGATTGGCTATCTTTTTTCGTACGATTGTATTAATCACTGGCAGGTTGAGCAAAACTTTCATCATAGGCTTCTCGATGATCGGGAAGATGCGGGTTCGCACAATCTTTTCGATGATGATCGGTACTGCCAGGATCAAGCGTGGGCGACAGGTAGCAAAGGCTTTTCCGATCACTTGCGGGCTGGGCATTCGTGTAATGAAATGAATGTGGCAACCTTTATTGACAGAATTGAGTACCTCGAAGGCCAATCCGTACATATGTGCCATCGGAAGGATGCAGACAATGTTATCTCCCGCATGGATAAACGGAAGGTTGTCGGCCGCAAATTGGGTATTACTCCACAGACTGCGATAGGGGAGCATGACGCCTTTAGAGGAGCTGGTGGTTCCCGAAGTGTAATTCAACAAGCATAAGTCTTCCGGATTCTCTTCATAGTAATGAATCGACTCGGGAGTGAACGACGGATATTTTTGTTCGAACAACAGCGGTAGCTGGTTGATGGCATCTTTTACTGCCGGTTGATCCGATTTGATCAAACTGAAGTCATCTAATTGGATGATCAGACGAATCTGAGGAAACTCTTTCTCGTCGAGTTGCGCCCAGTTGGATGCTGAAACAAAGAGTACTTTGGATTCGGAATGATTTAGAATCAAATGAATGTTGTCTGATTTGAATTCATGAAGGATGGGAACTGCTACGGCTCCATACGTCAGGGTTCCAAAGAAACTGATGGCCCAGTTCGAAGAATTTCTACCTAAAATTGCTATTTTGTCACCCGGTTGTATTTCAGCGCAGCGGAATAAAATATGAAGTTCTTCCATGCGCCGGGCCACATCGCTATATGAAAGGGTAGGACCTTCCATATCTGTAAAAGCTGGCAGATTCCAGTGGGCTTTTACACTCTTCTCGATCAATCCTAAAAAACGTTTTTCCATGAAGTTTCCTTTCCTGCTTTTATTGTCAGATTTATGCCTGTTCAATTAACAGATTCTTTACAAAAATAAGTTTTTTATGGGTATTTGCAAAAGATTTACATAAATTATTCCTGTTTTTCCACAATTTGTTGTAAGATCCTACCCAAGCGGCAAGAAGTTATTTGTGCGTATCTGTCTGTAGCACCTTGATAGTTATACCAGTTTTTATCAAATTCATTTAAAGATTTTTCCAAATTGCCTTGCAGATCTTTAAGTGGTTGAGATTGCTGTAGAACCGGATCTTGAGTGATGGTTTGTTGAAGTCTTTTTGCTGCATTTTGTAGGATGAAATACTCCTTTAGTTTTTGTTCCATCGCGGTCTCTTCAATTGGGGTTGGGAAATGTGGGGCGATTTTTTCAAGGGAAATTTGTTTAGACAAATTGTATCGGATGATAGTCGCTTCCAGATAGGGTTGCAGATTGACTAGATTTAACCAGGCTTCTCGTAGAAGGCGATAACTGTCTTGCTTGGCTTTCCACGCATTTCTTATCGAAAGATAGATGAAGCCAAGGTAGAAACAGACGAGTATTACTATTAATATAAGCAAGAATAGATTTTTCATGATGTCAGTAAAATACAGTTTATCGGATGAATCCGATAATAGGTTACCAATCGTTTTTCAAGTTAAGACAAAGATAGTTTTTCTTTCGGTAATAAAAAATTCAGTCCTATTCAATTTTATCTATGGCCTGTTTGATAAATAGAAAGAGATAGCCCAATGAAACTCACGGGAGTTGAAAATGATTCTCGTGAGGATTGAATTTGATTCTCGTTACTTTTGTTTTAAAAAGCGCCGGCTTTTGATCAAAACACGCCGGCTTTTCATCAAAAGCCGGCGTGTTTTCTTGCCTTTATTAAGTCATTGTTAAACAGGAACTTTATTGTTGGCTAACTGTTTTCAGGATTTCCTGAACAGCGCGTTCAAGCTGTTCGTCTTTGCCGGTTAAGACATCAGACGGATTGTTGTATATTTCGATGTCTGGTTGGAGTAACTGATTTTCCAATACATGGCCTTGATTATCATAAGCTCCAACTTGTGGAATACCGAATACCATGCCCCCTTCCAGCCTTTCCCACCAGACTGCGGTCATGGTTCCAGGAACAGGTGCACCGATCAGTTGGCCTAAACCCAATTCTTTATAATACCAGGGTGTTCCGTGCGCGTTGGAATAGTTGTCTTCGCAAACGAGCATGCAAGACGGTTTGATCCATCGGTCGAACGGATCGTTCCCGATAAACTGTCCGCGGGGCTTGAATTGCATAACGCGTTTTCCACTCAGCAGGACACAAATGTCTCCATGAAGCCATCCGCCGCCATTATGACGGGTATCTACGACAACAGCCTCCTTGTTACGGTTTTCGTCACTCATCAATTCCTTATATAGAGTTTGGAATGACGCGGCATCCATTGCTTTGATATGTACGTAGGCTATTTTATTATCCGATAACTTGTCGACGATCTTTCGGTTTCGTTCAACCCATCGTTTATAAAGCAGTGCGTTTTCTGCGCCTTGCGAGATCGGTTTGATCGTTATGTCGAAGTCCTTCCCCTTTTTGCTGATAGTTAGTCGGGTATAACGGTCAGTTTTTCCCTCAAGCAATGGATAATAATCACATCCGGCCTTGATTTCCTGCCCGTCGATGGCTTTGATGATGTAGCCGGGTTCGATTTCCTTCTTGCTGGTTTCAAGCGGACTTCCTTTTATGATTTCCTTGATTTTGAGTCCGTCTCCTTCATAAGTCTCATCGAAGAAAACACCTAATGAAGCTGTCGCCAAGGCACCGCCGGTTCCTCCATAGCGGCATCCGGTATGTGAAACATTCAGTTCACCCAGCATTTCACTGGTCATTTCGGCGAAATCGTAGTTGTTGTTGATGTATGGCAGATAAGCAGAATAGGTTGTATAAAGCTTGTTCCAGTCTGCTCCATTCATATTCGGATCATATAGTTTTTCTTTTGTCTGATTCCAGATATGGTCAAACAAATAAGCTCTTAGCTGTTGAGGCCGTTCTGTATAAAAAGCTTCAAAGGCGATATCGCTGAGCCGTCCGTTTTCAATATCTAATTTTTTGATCGCTCCGCCGGAAGACAGATATGCATATTTGATATCTTGATCGACATCCAGATTGCCCCATCCGATTCCCGGCATTTTCAGTTCATTGCGATATTCCTTCAGATCCTGCATCCACAATGCCGGTTTTCCTGCATGCGGAGCAATGTAATACAGTTTGGTCCCGTCTTTGCTCAGCACTGTGCTGCCTAAATTTGTGGAATAGGGCGTCAGTCGAATGGTGCGGTATTCCAAATTAGACAAATCGAATTTCAGATCCTTAATTTTCTTTTCTTTCTCTTTATCCTTGTCTTTCTTGTCGGCATCATCGTCCTTCTTTTTCTTCTTGCCGTCTTCGTCGGCTAACGCTATTTCTTCTTTACTCATGCGGAAGCGGTCGTAGGCTTCCTGATCGAAGAACATGATATAGGCATCGCTTTCTGCTCCCCAAGATCCGTGACTCCGATAACCGGCCCTGTCACTCTGGAAAATCATCGCTTTGCCGTCGAGTACCCACTGGGGTGAGCTTTCGCTGTAACCGCTGTTGGTCAGATTATGGATTTCACCTGATCCGTCGGCCTTTACCAATGCGATGTCTTTGTTGTTCCAACCGCCAACGCCTATGTATTCAGTCAGAATCCATTTACCGTCGGGACTCCAGGAATAATCCTGGTCTCCATCCGTATATGAATACTGGAATTTCCCATCCATCGCGGTATGAACTTCCTTTGATTTGAGGTTGAGCACACAGATCTCAGTTCGGTTCTTCAAAAAAGCAATCTCTTTCCCTTTCGGATTGTATTGCGGCTGGAAGGCTGTATACGTACCGTCGGTAAGACGTTCTTCTTTTAATTCTTTTGCATAGGTGAAGTTTTTGTCTTCTTTGTTTGGTAAAGAAGTCTGGTAGATTTGCCATTTGCCATTTCGTTCAGAGGCATATACAATAGATCTGCCATCAGGTGCAAAATCGATGGTACGTTCACGTTCCGGTGTATCCGTAATCTGACGGGTTGTCTTATAGTCAATAGACGTTACATAGACGTCGCCGCCCAATATAAAGGCAACTTCGTCGTTCTCAGGAGAAACAGCGACTTCTGTAGCTCCCGATGTCCGCAGATTCCGGACTATTTCACGTTGCATATCATCACGGATAATTTCTACCTTTACTTTAACTGGCTCTTCACCCGGAGTCAGCGTATATAGTTCGCCACTGTAACTATAGCAAAGTTTTCCGTTGTGAGCAATAGAGAGGAAGCGGACTGGATTATCTTTATAGAATGTCAGCTGTTTATTTTCCTGTTTATCCAGCGAA is part of the Parabacteroides sp. AD58 genome and harbors:
- a CDS encoding FAD-binding and (Fe-S)-binding domain-containing protein — encoded protein: MEQENKYALFLHDIARFIPGDRIYTDELRRLAWGTDAGFYRLIPQIVVRSDSEEEVSKLLETADKYQLPVTFRAAGTSLSGQAISDSILIVAGKHWERYEILEGGKAIRLQPGIIGQRVNEILKPYGQKFAPDPASVKSAMVGGIVMNNASGMNCGTHANSDKVLRSARMIFADGTCLDTGNPESRRAFQEKRPDFIRRIEELRDQVRANKKLAERISYKYAIKNVTGLNILPFIRFDDPFDIIAHLLVGSEGTLAFLSEVTMTTEYDYPCKASAMLYFSDIKEACRAVVAMKKLTNEQGNWIVKGAELLDKKSLASVNDTTGENLTAVLTETKAHTPEELQQYIRQIEACLQAFNTYTPVHFTDKPEEYSRYWAIRSGIFPSVGGTRKLGTTCLIEDVAFHIEDLPEATAELQALLARHGYEDACIYGHALEGNYHFILNQSFHTDEEVKRYEDLMNDVKTLVVDKYDGSLKAEHGTGRNMAPFVRYEWGDDAFELMKSVKQLFDPKNLLNPGVIFNDDPKCHIKHFKPLPLTNPKVDRCIECGFCEVNCLTCGFALSSRQRIVIQREISRLRQSGDDPQRLATLLKEYKYWGNQTCAGDGLCSMSCPMHINTGELTHDIRQAELPKGSTGYQMGDFAARHFAGIKNSLRPVLTLADTAHAVMGTTLMTSLTRGMHQTLGIPLWTPAMPKAYRIRKQLRNHITAKPDKVVYFPSCINQTMGLARKSPEEMALVDKMVSLLQKGGFEVIFPENMDKLCCGTIWESKGMMDIADRKSKELEEALWKASEEGRYPVLCDQSPCLHRMRETIKKMKLYEPAEFIYTFLRDRLIFTPTDEPVAIHITCSMRRMGLADTIINVAKLCSKNVFVPEEIGCCGFAGDRGFTHPEVNAYALRKLRPQLEAKGIQRGYSNSRTCEIGLTTNSGVPYVSIAYLVDRCTRPKQ
- a CDS encoding S41 family peptidase translates to MKKELFATLCLAFATQNPLIASENTPKWLRWSSISPDGTTIAFSAFGDIYTVPVSGGKAQAITTNTAYDYAPVWSPDSKHLAFASAREGSLDVYVSSLSGGAPKRLTTHSGKEIPVAFSDNEHILFSTYLTPTAENMQFPSSLFSQLYQVSITGGRPKRFSDWTLSNPCIGQKGILYDDIKGYEDNWRKHHTSSMARDIWWFDGTSYKKMTDFKGEDRNAVWSPDETGFYYLSEQDGTFNIYYRSLDKQENKQLTFYKDNPVRFLSIAHNGKLCYSYSGELYTLTPGEEPVKVKVEIIRDDMQREIVRNLRTSGATEVAVSPENDEVAFILGGDVYVTSIDYKTTRQITDTPERERTIDFAPDGRSIVYASERNGKWQIYQTSLPNKEDKNFTYAKELKEERLTDGTYTAFQPQYNPKGKEIAFLKNRTEICVLNLKSKEVHTAMDGKFQYSYTDGDQDYSWSPDGKWILTEYIGVGGWNNKDIALVKADGSGEIHNLTNSGYSESSPQWVLDGKAMIFQSDRAGYRSHGSWGAESDAYIMFFDQEAYDRFRMSKEEIALADEDGKKKKKDDDADKKDKDKEKEKKIKDLKFDLSNLEYRTIRLTPYSTNLGSTVLSKDGTKLYYIAPHAGKPALWMQDLKEYRNELKMPGIGWGNLDVDQDIKYAYLSSGGAIKKLDIENGRLSDIAFEAFYTERPQQLRAYLFDHIWNQTKEKLYDPNMNGADWNKLYTTYSAYLPYINNNYDFAEMTSEMLGELNVSHTGCRYGGTGGALATASLGVFFDETYEGDGLKIKEIIKGSPLETSKKEIEPGYIIKAIDGQEIKAGCDYYPLLEGKTDRYTRLTISKKGKDFDITIKPISQGAENALLYKRWVERNRKIVDKLSDNKIAYVHIKAMDAASFQTLYKELMSDENRNKEAVVVDTRHNGGGWLHGDICVLLSGKRVMQFKPRGQFIGNDPFDRWIKPSCMLVCEDNYSNAHGTPWYYKELGLGQLIGAPVPGTMTAVWWERLEGGMVFGIPQVGAYDNQGHVLENQLLQPDIEIYNNPSDVLTGKDEQLERAVQEILKTVSQQ
- a CDS encoding AMP-binding protein; translated protein: MEKRFLGLIEKSVKAHWNLPAFTDMEGPTLSYSDVARRMEELHILFRCAEIQPGDKIAILGRNSSNWAISFFGTLTYGAVAVPILHEFKSDNIHLILNHSESKVLFVSASNWAQLDEKEFPQIRLIIQLDDFSLIKSDQPAVKDAINQLPLLFEQKYPSFTPESIHYYEENPEDLCLLNYTSGTTSSSKGVMLPYRSLWSNTQFAADNLPFIHAGDNIVCILPMAHMYGLAFEVLNSVNKGCHIHFITRMPSPQVIGKAFATCRPRLILAVPIIIEKIVRTRIFPIIEKPMMKVLLNLPVINTIVRKKIANQLNQAFGGNFEEIVIGGAPLNKEVEQFLRSIRFRYTVGYGMTECGPLVAYAQWDIFKPTSVGKIVDRMEVRIDSSDPQHQVGEILVRGSNNMLGYYKNPQLTATVMMPDGWMRTGDLGTMDADGFLYIRGRSKTMLLGPNGQNIYPEEIEAKLNNLPLVVESLIISDNKKLTALIYPDWDQIKKLGLTTKALNEQMMQNLKQLNRSIPGYCKVALYELREHEFEKTPKKSIKRFLYQPEL